TCGACCGCTTCGAGGGAGGCGACGTGCATCGCCGTCGGGATCACGTCGTTGCTGGACTGGCCGAAGTTGACGTGGTCGTTAGGGTGGATCTCGCGGGTACCGATCTCGCCGCCGTAGATCTCCGTGGCGCGGTTGGCGATGACCTCGTTGGCGTTCATGTTCGAGGAGGTCCCGCTGCCGGTCTGGAACACGTCGACGGGGAACTGGTCGTCGTGCTCGCCGGCGATGACCTCGTCGGCGGCCTCGACGATGGCCTCCACCTTGTCGTCGGGGACCGTCTCGAGGTCGCTGTTAGCCAGCGCGGCGGCCTTCTTCACGATGCCGAGCGCGCGGACGAACCGGCGCCCGAAGGTGACGTCCGAGATGGGGAAGTTCTCGACGGCGCGCTGGGTCTGGGCGCCCCAGTAGGCGTCCGCCGGCACCTGCATCTCGCCGAGGCTGTCCTGCTCCGTGCGGAACTCGTCGTCGGTCATACAGTGTGGGGGTCGGCCGCACGCGCGTAAAACCCGGCGGTTCCGTCCTGCCACCGCCGGCGACGCGGTTCCGGACCGTCAGGTCCACCGGTCGAGGCCCGTCTGCGCGACGGAGTCCTCGATGCGGCCGAAGGCCGTCTCGACCTCGTCGGCAGCGACCTCCCACTCGTCGGTGACGTACGCCCGGGCCGCGTCGAGGTCCGGGTCGACGTCGCGGTCGAACGCGTAGTCGTCGGTGACTGCGGGGTCGAGAAAGAGGTTCCTGATGCGGTCGCCGTGGTCGACGTGCTCGCCGCGGGCCTCCAGCGCCCTCCAGAGGTCGCCGTGCTCGCGGACGAGCTTGATCGCCGTCTTCGGGCCGATGCCCGAGATGCCCTCGTTGAAGTCGGTGCCCATCAGGATCGCGGCGTCGACGAGTTGCTCCCAGGTGACGTCGTGGCGCTCCAGCGTCGCCTGGAAGTCCATGAGCTCGGGGTCGCCGCTGCTGGTGAGCTGGCGGAGCGTCAGCGGCGCGCCCAGCAGGAGCGCGTCGTAGTCCTCCGTCCCCACGTAGTCGACGTCGTCCTGCCGGGCCATGTACGCGGCCTGCGCCTCTCCCTCCGCGGGCGCGTCGATCACGGGGACGTCGAGCAGTTCGAGCACTTCACGGGTCGTCGTCAGAATCGTGTCGGTGAGCCGCTGAGTCTGGGAGTCGAGGCGGGCGACGGCGACGTCGTCTCCCTCCTCCCGCGCGGCCTCGAGCTCCTCCTCGCGCTGCTTCCGCTCTTCGCGGCGCTGCTCGACCTCCTCCGCCTTCAGGTCGGTCACGGAGCCGTCGAAGACGAAGACGGGCGTCAGGTCGTGCTCGAAGAACTTCGGAAGGCCCTGGACGACGCCGACGAGGTTGGCCACCTCGGTCCCGTCGGCGGTGGTGTAGGCGCCGTCGCGCGTGAACCGGACTGTCGTCGTCAGGTAGCGGTACAGCCAGTTGTGCGCGTCGACGGCGACCACGCTCCCGCCGAGGTCCTCGAAGGCGACGTCCTCGATGGCCGCCAGCGACCGCAGGTCCGAGTTTCCCATCGACGGCGGATAGGGGAGATTCCGGCTTGAATCCCCCGCTACGACTGTTCCGATCGTTCGTCGGCGTCCGGCGCGTCAGCGACGCCGGGTGGCACCCCGTCCGTCCGCTCCAGGAACGTCTCCTCCGCGTCCGAGAGGTCCCGCTCGCGGAACCGGTCCAGGCCCGCCCGGTATCGCTCGGGGTCGCGGTCGCTCGGCCACTCCAGGACGAGTTCGGCGACGCCCGTCGTCTTTCCCGTGAAGCCGAAGCCGGCGCGGTAGCAGGCCTCGTAGGCAAAGGGGTTGTTGACGGCGATCCGGACCCGTTCGTAGCCCCGCTCGCGCGCGCGGCCGAGAGCGAACGCGAGGAGTTCGGGTCCGATCCCCTCGCCGCGGCGGTCCTGCCGGACCGTCACGTACCGCAGCCAGAGTCGGTCGGTGTCGGTGCGGTCCTCGTTGAACGCGACCGCGCCGATCACCTCGCCGTCCTCGCGCGCGACGGCCTTGCCGGTCGAGGACATGACGAACTTTCCCGCGTAGGCGAACTCGCGGTGATCGAGGTCGAGCGTCGGCCCGTCCGAGGGCCACCCGAGCAGGGACAGTTCCATGCCCGGAGATGCGCGCGCCAGGACCAAGGATATACCCCGTCGACCGAGAGCGGGACACCCAAGTCGGAGCCGGCCACAGTCTCCCCCATGAGCACCGTCTCGTCGCTGCGCGGCCGGATCGACGCATCGCCTCTGACCGCCGCCCTCGCCGTGGGCGACGTCGGGGCGATCACGCTGTTCGTCGTCCTCGGACAGCTGTCGCACGAGGTCGGCCCGCTCGCGAACCCCGAACGCGTCGTCGGAACGCTGGCGCCGTTTCTGATCGGCTGGGTCGTCGCGTCGCTGGTCGGGAGCCTCTACACGCGGGACGCACTGCAGCCGCCGGTGCGCGCCGCGTCGTGGACGCTGCCGGCCTGGATTCTCGCCGTAGTGGTCGCGCAGGCGCTGCGGGCGACCCCCTTCTTCCCGGGGAACGCGGCGCTGACGTTCGCGCTCGTCTCGA
This genomic interval from Halomicrobium urmianum contains the following:
- the fen gene encoding flap endonuclease-1, with protein sequence MGNSDLRSLAAIEDVAFEDLGGSVVAVDAHNWLYRYLTTTVRFTRDGAYTTADGTEVANLVGVVQGLPKFFEHDLTPVFVFDGSVTDLKAEEVEQRREERKQREEELEAAREEGDDVAVARLDSQTQRLTDTILTTTREVLELLDVPVIDAPAEGEAQAAYMARQDDVDYVGTEDYDALLLGAPLTLRQLTSSGDPELMDFQATLERHDVTWEQLVDAAILMGTDFNEGISGIGPKTAIKLVREHGDLWRALEARGEHVDHGDRIRNLFLDPAVTDDYAFDRDVDPDLDAARAYVTDEWEVAADEVETAFGRIEDSVAQTGLDRWT
- a CDS encoding GNAT family N-acetyltransferase, whose product is MELSLLGWPSDGPTLDLDHREFAYAGKFVMSSTGKAVAREDGEVIGAVAFNEDRTDTDRLWLRYVTVRQDRRGEGIGPELLAFALGRARERGYERVRIAVNNPFAYEACYRAGFGFTGKTTGVAELVLEWPSDRDPERYRAGLDRFRERDLSDAEETFLERTDGVPPGVADAPDADERSEQS
- a CDS encoding DUF3054 domain-containing protein, with product MSTVSSLRGRIDASPLTAALAVGDVGAITLFVVLGQLSHEVGPLANPERVVGTLAPFLIGWVVASLVGSLYTRDALQPPVRAASWTLPAWILAVVVAQALRATPFFPGNAALTFALVSIAVGGGLLIGWRVLLAVASSRLYSSN